One genomic window of Candidatus Neomarinimicrobiota bacterium includes the following:
- a CDS encoding YncE family protein, whose amino-acid sequence GQSLTVDGDRLYIVVNGSGTVEVIERTASALQYVGRIDLAGAGPREMAVHDSTGYVTCWYLNAVLTINLTTLAVTDTILLPGMPEDILVFDEVLYVAVPLQTGWSTYDQVITVDPVTVGPTATYSVGNGPQQLAVFNGEIYVSRQWYDENYTSYRGIARIDPGQGQVEKADWGTGGGVDIFLANGTLYLATGSGVQALKPDLSLDEASAIGSEVAHQYAAGSDGERIFITASDFVNPGQIHVFTTGDQLLAQFTVGTNPGAFAFFRE is encoded by the coding sequence CAGGACAATCCCTCACTGTTGACGGCGACCGCTTATATATTGTGGTGAATGGAAGTGGGACTGTTGAGGTTATTGAACGCACCGCTTCCGCCCTGCAATATGTCGGCCGGATAGACCTGGCCGGGGCCGGTCCGCGTGAAATGGCCGTACACGATTCCACCGGCTACGTCACCTGCTGGTACCTCAATGCCGTGCTAACCATCAATCTTACCACCCTGGCAGTTACTGACACCATCCTCCTGCCCGGTATGCCGGAGGATATTCTGGTTTTCGATGAGGTGCTGTACGTAGCCGTCCCACTTCAAACCGGGTGGAGCACCTACGATCAGGTGATCACAGTTGATCCTGTCACGGTGGGGCCGACGGCCACGTATTCCGTTGGGAATGGTCCCCAACAGCTGGCTGTCTTCAATGGTGAGATTTATGTCTCCCGCCAATGGTATGATGAGAACTACACCTCGTATCGCGGTATTGCCCGCATCGATCCCGGCCAGGGACAGGTAGAAAAGGCAGATTGGGGCACTGGCGGTGGTGTGGACATTTTCCTGGCAAACGGCACGCTTTACCTGGCCACAGGTTCCGGCGTCCAGGCTCTAAAGCCTGATCTATCTCTCGACGAGGCTTCTGCGATAGGTTCGGAGGTAGCCCATCAATATGCTGCCGGCAGTGATGGCGAGCGCATTTTTATCACCGCTTCGGACTTTGTTAACCCGGGCCAAATCCATGTATTCACCACCGGTGATCAATTGCTGGCGCAGTTTACCGTGGGTACGAATCCGGGGGCGTTTGCCTTCTTCCGGGAATGA